One Candidatus Binataceae bacterium DNA window includes the following coding sequences:
- a CDS encoding glycosyltransferase family 9 protein, with product MTSVELAMSADGANSSHAHPARVLIVLLGSIGDVVRALPLLKRMREGWPTAHLAWAVEPKSEPVLRGHPWLDEVIVYERRGAPWSFAPFLLKIRRGRFDLVVDLQRHLKSGVIARVSGARDRFGFAAANVKEFNQWFSTRRIAPQPPMRLKLAQYQAFGDLLGLASGAIEFGLEPSAEGRRRAREIIGAAPRPLLGVILGSSWPSRVYFAEAIAAVIKELAAPPEGAGGLFPILIGGPEDAELAANVVRELRETAALNLAGRTSVGELAGIFAECAAAFGPDCGPMHIAAAVGCPIVSLWGATAPERSAPWGFAEFALRGEIPCSPCYLRHCPVGRECMRRLSPALVAATIRRALQVTGERRGAPEIEEASPAS from the coding sequence GTGACTTCTGTAGAGCTCGCGATGTCGGCGGACGGCGCCAATTCGAGCCACGCGCATCCTGCGCGGGTGCTGATTGTTTTGCTCGGATCGATCGGCGATGTCGTACGCGCCCTGCCGCTGCTTAAGCGGATGCGTGAGGGCTGGCCGACGGCGCATCTGGCGTGGGCGGTTGAGCCGAAGTCGGAGCCGGTCCTGCGCGGCCATCCGTGGCTCGACGAGGTAATCGTGTACGAGCGTCGTGGCGCGCCGTGGTCGTTTGCACCTTTTCTCCTGAAGATTCGGCGCGGACGCTTCGACCTCGTGGTCGATCTGCAGCGGCATCTGAAGAGCGGGGTGATCGCGAGAGTCAGCGGTGCGCGCGACCGTTTCGGCTTTGCGGCGGCGAACGTCAAGGAGTTCAATCAATGGTTCTCGACGCGGCGGATCGCGCCGCAGCCGCCGATGCGGCTGAAGCTCGCGCAGTATCAGGCGTTTGGCGATCTGCTGGGGCTGGCGTCAGGCGCGATCGAGTTTGGGCTCGAGCCGTCGGCGGAAGGCCGGCGGCGCGCGCGCGAGATTATCGGCGCGGCGCCGCGCCCGCTGCTCGGGGTGATTCTCGGCTCGTCATGGCCGAGCCGGGTCTATTTTGCGGAGGCGATCGCAGCGGTAATTAAAGAACTGGCTGCGCCGCCAGAGGGCGCTGGGGGGCTTTTCCCGATTCTGATCGGGGGTCCCGAGGACGCGGAGCTTGCGGCGAACGTCGTGCGTGAACTCAGGGAGACGGCGGCGCTGAATCTGGCGGGTCGGACGAGTGTAGGCGAACTGGCTGGGATTTTTGCTGAATGCGCCGCCGCCTTTGGTCCCGACTGCGGGCCGATGCATATCGCCGCGGCGGTTGGATGTCCGATCGTGTCGCTGTGGGGGGCGACCGCGCCGGAGCGCTCAGCGCCGTGGGGCTTCGCGGAGTTCGCGCTGCGCGGCGAGATCCCTTGCAGCCCGTGCTATTTACGGCATTGTCCGGTCGGGCGCGAGTGCATGCGACGGCTCTCGCCCGCGCTCGTCGCGGCGACGATCCGACGGGCGCTTCAGGTCACCGGCGAACGTCGCGGGGCGCCGGAGATCGAAGAAGCCTCGCCAGCGAGCTGA
- a CDS encoding NADH-quinone oxidoreductase subunit A, whose product MSSGVTTWFPIAVMLFGAGGVVGTMITINRFLGPRRAGGKVKGEAFECGNPPTGSAWGRFSVRFYLTAILFLVFDVEVVFLYPWAANLRELGVFGLVEALVFIAILGVGLAYAWQRGALDWD is encoded by the coding sequence ATGAGTTCTGGAGTCACCACATGGTTTCCGATTGCCGTGATGTTGTTCGGCGCGGGCGGGGTGGTCGGGACCATGATCACGATCAATCGTTTTCTCGGGCCGCGGCGCGCGGGCGGCAAGGTCAAGGGTGAGGCTTTCGAATGCGGTAATCCGCCGACCGGAAGCGCATGGGGACGTTTTTCGGTGCGCTTTTACCTGACGGCAATCCTTTTTCTCGTTTTCGATGTCGAGGTCGTGTTTCTTTATCCATGGGCCGCGAATCTGCGCGAGCTCGGGGTGTTCGGCCTGGTCGAGGCGTTGGTTTTCATCGCGATTCTCGGGGTCGGATTGGCCTACGCATGGCAGCGCGGGGCGCTCGACTGGGATTGA
- a CDS encoding GNAT family N-acetyltransferase encodes MPNDPISAYLLAAYPKKSALPGGTALTVRALIPQDRAQMGEFFERVPEEDRVFLKEDLLNREEVEIWLDEIDVDRETVMVAVTDRIVGVAVLERQLNGWSQHVGEIRIVADPSLRRSGLGHLLAKTIFDLAQHSGLEKIFAQMVADQPGPIRVFKRLGFRAEATLNDQVKDRHGFKHDLLVMAHYMGG; translated from the coding sequence ATGCCCAACGATCCGATTTCCGCCTACCTGCTGGCTGCGTATCCGAAAAAAAGCGCGCTACCCGGCGGAACCGCTCTGACTGTGCGCGCCCTGATTCCGCAGGATCGCGCGCAGATGGGCGAATTTTTCGAGCGCGTGCCGGAAGAGGATCGGGTCTTTCTTAAGGAAGACCTGCTCAATCGCGAAGAGGTCGAAATCTGGCTCGACGAAATCGACGTCGATCGCGAAACTGTGATGGTCGCGGTTACCGATCGCATCGTCGGGGTGGCGGTGCTCGAACGCCAGCTCAATGGCTGGTCGCAGCACGTGGGCGAAATCCGTATCGTGGCCGATCCCTCGCTGCGCCGGAGCGGCCTCGGTCACTTACTCGCCAAAACCATCTTTGATCTCGCCCAGCATTCCGGACTCGAAAAAATCTTCGCGCAGATGGTCGCCGACCAACCCGGCCCGATTCGCGTCTTCAAACGCCTCGGCTTTCGCGCCGAAGCCACCCTCAACGATCAGGTCAAAGACCGCCACGGCTTCAAACACGACCTGCTAGTGATGGCGCACTATATGGGCGGCTGA